A region from the Mucilaginibacter sp. CSA2-8R genome encodes:
- a CDS encoding inositol oxygenase family protein: protein MKELKDSEINPLASLDNWEDDLLSRYPDPESIATTRSTEEYRQYDDPARDTVREFYKLNHTYQTYDFVQEKRKDFLAFNREEKTIWEAFDFLNQLVDDSDPDTDLDQFQHLLQTSEAIRSDGHPDWMVLTGLMHDMGKVLCLFGEPQWAVVGDTFPVGCAFSNKIVYPEFFALNPDSSNPEYNTQLGIYQEGCGLRNVTMSWGHDEYVYQMMKDYLPEPALYMLRYHSFYSWHREGEYGYLLDDHDREMLKWVKLFNPYDLYSKSPVAPNWENIKGYYQELIAKYLPAKLKF from the coding sequence ATGAAAGAGCTGAAAGATTCAGAAATTAATCCTCTTGCAAGCCTCGACAACTGGGAAGATGATTTGTTATCGCGTTACCCTGATCCGGAAAGTATTGCTACTACCAGAAGTACCGAAGAGTACCGTCAGTATGATGATCCGGCACGTGATACGGTAAGAGAGTTTTACAAATTAAACCACACTTACCAAACTTACGATTTTGTGCAGGAGAAAAGAAAAGATTTTCTTGCCTTTAACCGTGAGGAAAAAACCATTTGGGAAGCTTTTGATTTTCTGAACCAATTGGTTGACGATTCAGATCCTGATACCGACTTAGACCAGTTTCAGCATTTACTGCAAACTTCAGAAGCTATCAGATCTGATGGACATCCGGATTGGATGGTGCTTACCGGTTTAATGCACGACATGGGCAAAGTACTTTGCTTGTTCGGCGAACCGCAATGGGCTGTAGTTGGAGACACCTTTCCGGTGGGTTGTGCTTTTTCTAACAAAATTGTTTATCCAGAGTTTTTTGCGCTTAACCCTGATTCAAGCAATCCAGAATACAACACTCAATTAGGTATTTACCAAGAGGGCTGTGGTTTACGAAACGTTACCATGTCTTGGGGACATGACGAGTACGTTTACCAGATGATGAAAGATTATTTGCCTGAGCCTGCTTTGTACATGCTGCGTTACCACTCATTTTACTCATGGCACCGCGAAGGCGAGTATGGTTACTTGCTGGACGACCATGATCGCGAGATGCTGAAATGGGTGAAGCTGTTTAACCCTTATGACTTATATTCAAAAAGCCCTGTTGCTCCAAACTGGGAAAACATCAAGGGGTATTACCAAGAGTTAATTGCTAAATACCTGCCTGCAAAACTTAAGTTTTAA
- a CDS encoding ABC transporter permease — protein MIKNYLKIAWRNMVSNKLFSTLNIAGLAIGMCVCITLFACITYEMSFDRMFINYKDIYRVNMQTSADYNYKVWSELPNAVGPALSQNIPQVQLATRLIKHDFGAKVSIKTDEKNFTERGLYMADSTVFRMFDVKFIEGSSRTAFSQPKSIVLSQAAKVRLYGNGSALGKLIYVNNRDTLHVSGVYADMPANSTVDCDMIYNIMDTWAGKDVYWSNSSYETYCMLKPGADLNSVQQQATALIDKNISKDNKFFTKFLFQPLAEVHLYSADIREGYTSRPGSISTVKALIFLSVLILFIACINYMNLVTARSQKRAKGVGVSKVLGADSRQMLLLFYSETALFSLIAIIIGYTLALLAEPVFQSITGIALTRSALLSWPILVGLVSIWFIVTLLAGSYPALSMSGISPLVLMNKLKLKNSTGDFVRRTLVVFQFASSVILIIAVIIILQQISFIRNKDLGYNPNGIVSINIASSQNKNQVAALINDLHGLAGVESVSAVQSVPGDVESGRSVRKLITDKEGMPVKTCHTDGSIVKTMQLKLLAGQPLPATVASGDTICYALINEAVLNYLGFYSPQDAIGKYITSEMAHKTVVVGVVKNFNYQSLKNEVGGYVYYTMNKAPESLRTLLVRYNTQDVTQLMHNVEGKFKTDLPNSSFDFEFLDNRIQNLYASEQHMASTATTFSMLAIFVACLGLFGLAAFIAEQRTKEIGIRKVLGASVSGVTKLLTADFMKLVVLSILIASPIGWYLMDKWLMAFNYRISISPWAFVIAGATAILFALLTVSSHAIKAAVANPVKSLRSE, from the coding sequence ATGATCAAAAACTACTTAAAAATTGCCTGGCGTAATATGGTGAGTAACAAATTGTTCTCTACCCTTAACATTGCCGGTTTAGCCATTGGCATGTGCGTTTGTATCACGCTTTTTGCGTGCATAACCTATGAAATGAGTTTTGATCGGATGTTTATTAATTACAAGGATATTTACCGTGTAAATATGCAAACGTCAGCCGATTATAATTATAAGGTATGGTCTGAGTTGCCAAATGCCGTTGGCCCGGCCCTAAGCCAAAATATACCGCAGGTACAGTTGGCCACAAGGCTCATTAAGCACGACTTTGGTGCAAAAGTTTCCATTAAAACTGATGAGAAAAATTTTACGGAAAGGGGTTTATACATGGCCGACTCAACCGTGTTCAGGATGTTCGATGTAAAGTTTATAGAGGGTAGTTCCCGTACCGCTTTCTCGCAGCCAAAATCAATTGTGCTTTCGCAAGCCGCCAAAGTTCGTTTGTACGGCAATGGTTCGGCATTAGGCAAACTAATTTATGTAAACAATCGGGATACCTTACACGTGTCGGGTGTTTATGCAGATATGCCCGCTAACAGTACCGTTGATTGTGATATGATTTATAATATTATGGACACTTGGGCAGGTAAAGACGTATACTGGAGTAACTCCAGCTACGAGACTTACTGTATGTTAAAACCCGGTGCCGATTTAAATAGTGTGCAGCAACAAGCCACCGCTTTAATTGATAAAAACATAAGTAAAGACAATAAATTTTTCACGAAATTTTTATTTCAGCCACTGGCCGAAGTGCATCTTTATTCGGCAGATATTCGTGAAGGTTATACGTCAAGGCCAGGCAGCATAAGTACGGTTAAAGCTTTGATTTTTTTGTCGGTGCTGATACTGTTTATTGCCTGTATTAATTACATGAATCTGGTTACTGCTCGTTCACAAAAGCGAGCTAAAGGAGTAGGCGTAAGCAAGGTATTAGGAGCCGACAGCAGGCAGATGCTTTTGCTGTTTTATAGTGAGACTGCATTGTTCTCGCTAATCGCCATAATTATAGGCTATACTTTGGCATTGCTGGCCGAACCGGTATTTCAAAGTATAACCGGCATCGCTTTAACACGGTCGGCATTATTGTCTTGGCCAATTTTGGTTGGTTTAGTGTCCATTTGGTTTATTGTTACACTGCTGGCGGGGAGCTATCCGGCTTTATCTATGTCAGGCATATCGCCGCTGGTTTTGATGAATAAGCTGAAATTGAAAAACTCGACTGGAGATTTTGTTCGCCGTACCTTGGTGGTGTTTCAATTTGCATCATCGGTTATATTAATCATTGCTGTAATTATCATCTTACAGCAAATTAGTTTTATCCGAAACAAGGATTTAGGTTATAACCCAAACGGTATTGTTTCAATCAACATAGCCTCTTCTCAAAATAAGAACCAGGTTGCTGCCTTAATTAATGACCTGCATGGTTTGGCGGGTGTAGAAAGCGTATCGGCTGTGCAATCAGTTCCGGGTGATGTTGAAAGCGGACGCAGTGTAAGAAAGTTAATTACCGATAAAGAAGGGATGCCGGTTAAAACCTGTCATACGGATGGTTCTATTGTAAAAACGATGCAATTGAAGTTGCTTGCCGGTCAACCATTGCCAGCGACAGTGGCTTCGGGAGATACTATCTGCTATGCGTTAATCAATGAGGCCGTGCTAAACTATCTCGGTTTTTATTCTCCGCAGGATGCCATCGGTAAATATATCACCAGCGAAATGGCACATAAAACAGTAGTGGTTGGTGTGGTTAAAAATTTTAATTACCAATCACTTAAAAACGAAGTAGGAGGGTATGTATATTACACCATGAACAAGGCGCCAGAGTCGTTGCGTACCTTGCTGGTACGTTACAATACGCAGGATGTGACGCAGTTAATGCATAACGTAGAAGGTAAATTTAAGACAGACCTGCCTAACTCAAGCTTTGATTTTGAGTTTCTGGACAATCGTATCCAAAACCTTTATGCATCCGAGCAGCACATGGCAAGCACGGCTACTACTTTTTCAATGCTGGCTATATTTGTTGCCTGTTTAGGTTTGTTTGGATTGGCCGCATTTATAGCCGAGCAGCGAACAAAGGAAATAGGCATCCGCAAGGTACTTGGTGCCAGTGTATCAGGTGTAACCAAATTACTAACAGCAGATTTTATGAAATTGGTGGTTCTATCTATCCTGATTGCCTCGCCGATAGGATGGTACTTAATGGATAAATGGTTAATGGCTTTTAATTATCGAATCAGCATCAGTCCGTGGGCTTTTGTTATTGCCGGTGCTACTGCTATACTATTTGCACTGTTAACCGTTAGCTCGCACGCTATAAAGGCCGCTGTGGCTAATCCTGTTAAAAGTTTACGAAGTGAGTAA
- a CDS encoding LacI family DNA-binding transcriptional regulator: protein MPSVTLKMIAKELSLSVATVSKALANSYEISEGTKNIVLEAARKMGYIANPYASSLRKRRSKTVAVVIPEIADSFFAKVINGIEEVALFYGYHVLIYMTHESLSREQAIMQDFRSGRVDGILMSVSEETDTVEHIAAVMDSSTPVVFFDRVREELPTTCVVTNDFESSYTATTHLISKNCQKIAFVGNSPTLAINRNRESGYRSALKEHAIIYENVLICGNDLKTDYTILSSLFESDDKPDGIILSVEKLIPLLYQVCHDLDIKIPGQLKVLTFTNFAMAEFLNPPLTTINQPAYEIGKVAAQTLFKKLARSNHISEAESIVLPSEIIFRQSSN from the coding sequence ATGCCGTCCGTTACCTTAAAAATGATTGCCAAGGAGCTGTCGCTTTCAGTAGCAACAGTTTCTAAAGCATTAGCTAACAGTTACGAAATAAGTGAAGGAACTAAAAACATTGTTTTGGAAGCGGCGCGCAAAATGGGATATATTGCCAACCCATACGCCAGCAGCCTCAGAAAACGCCGCAGCAAAACTGTAGCGGTGGTAATACCTGAAATTGCTGATAGCTTTTTTGCCAAAGTAATTAACGGTATTGAGGAAGTCGCCCTGTTTTACGGCTATCACGTGCTCATTTACATGACGCATGAGAGTTTAAGTAGAGAACAGGCTATTATGCAAGATTTTAGGAGTGGCCGGGTAGACGGAATACTAATGTCGGTTTCTGAAGAAACAGATACAGTGGAGCATATTGCGGCGGTAATGGACAGCAGCACACCTGTTGTTTTTTTTGATCGGGTACGCGAAGAGCTGCCTACTACCTGTGTAGTGACGAATGATTTTGAGAGCAGCTATACGGCTACGACTCATCTGATTTCAAAAAACTGTCAAAAAATTGCCTTTGTAGGCAATTCTCCTACTCTGGCCATCAATCGCAACCGCGAAAGCGGTTATAGATCCGCATTAAAAGAGCATGCAATTATCTACGAGAACGTATTAATTTGCGGAAACGATTTAAAAACTGATTATACTATCTTATCGTCGCTTTTTGAGAGCGATGATAAACCAGACGGTATCATTTTGAGTGTAGAGAAATTAATTCCGCTTTTATATCAGGTATGCCACGATTTAGACATCAAAATTCCGGGTCAACTTAAAGTACTTACGTTTACCAACTTTGCCATGGCCGAGTTTTTAAACCCTCCGCTTACTACCATCAACCAGCCGGCTTACGAAATTGGTAAGGTTGCAGCACAAACCTTGTTTAAAAAGCTGGCCCGAAGCAATCATATTTCTGAAGCTGAATCTATAGTGTTACCATCAGAAATAATTTTTAGGCAATCATCCAATTAA
- the fdhD gene encoding formate dehydrogenase accessory sulfurtransferase FdhD, producing the protein MSEAIKQFQIIKAISNIDHRETDNLAIEEPLEIRLVYGPLQSRIVKSISVTMRTPGNDAELATGFLFTEGIIKSAKDLTHVYHNTVACSENKQNIIQAELREDITPHLQNTERNFYTTSSCGVCGKGSISAIRTVHEFACQQETWQIDHELLYRLPQVLQDHQAVFADTGGLHASALFNLDGELLMLREDVGRHNALDKLIGSALKANLLPLSKSVLLLSGRASFELIQKAASAGITLVAAVGAPSSLAVELAQEFNMTLIGFLRNQRFNIYSAPQRISSTLHPLNLIDLVA; encoded by the coding sequence ATGTCAGAAGCCATTAAACAGTTTCAGATTATAAAAGCTATCAGCAATATTGATCACCGAGAAACCGATAACCTTGCTATTGAAGAACCCCTGGAGATAAGGTTGGTCTATGGCCCGTTGCAAAGTCGCATTGTCAAGAGCATATCTGTCACCATGCGTACGCCGGGTAATGATGCCGAGTTGGCCACTGGCTTTTTATTTACTGAAGGTATCATTAAATCGGCAAAAGATTTAACTCATGTTTATCATAACACTGTTGCCTGCAGCGAAAACAAGCAAAATATTATACAAGCCGAGCTAAGAGAAGATATAACACCACACCTGCAAAATACAGAAAGAAATTTTTATACCACCTCCAGTTGTGGGGTTTGCGGCAAAGGTTCCATTAGTGCTATTAGAACGGTACATGAATTTGCTTGCCAACAAGAAACCTGGCAAATTGACCACGAATTATTGTACCGCTTACCACAGGTTTTACAAGACCACCAGGCTGTATTTGCTGATACAGGCGGTTTGCATGCTTCAGCATTGTTTAACTTAGATGGCGAACTGCTTATGCTGAGGGAAGACGTAGGCAGGCACAACGCGCTGGATAAATTGATTGGCTCAGCACTAAAGGCGAATCTGTTGCCTTTAAGTAAATCAGTATTGTTGTTGAGTGGCAGGGCAAGTTTCGAACTGATACAAAAAGCGGCGTCGGCCGGCATAACGCTGGTTGCAGCCGTCGGAGCCCCATCAAGCCTGGCTGTAGAACTGGCGCAAGAATTTAACATGACCTTGATAGGATTTCTCCGTAACCAACGTTTTAACATTTACAGTGCTCCGCAACGTATTTCATCTACCTTGCACCCTTTAAATTTAATCGATTTGGTGGCATAA
- a CDS encoding SusC/RagA family TonB-linked outer membrane protein, with amino-acid sequence MRLNLRIYEGRMLPFWLLFALFFAFGQSFAQTGRRITGKVTDNKGQPIPSVTITVKGAARATQTDVEGKFGINAASGETLVLTSIGYATKEVGVTNETTYTFELAESSNSLKDVVVIGYGTSSRKTVSSAITQVKQEDLNRGAIADVGQLLQGKVPGLNITASGDPNKPAAVILRGASTVNSPGSPYYVIDGIPGADIAAVAPNDIVTIDVLKDAAATAIYGNRASAGVIMVTTKRGRKGSSVVSYSGYGGVEKVSNQLDLMNADEIRAFLAKNNTTFTSGNDFGANTDWMKAIERSTAYAQNHNISVSGGSEHGTYSASINYFKKQGILKGSSLERVIGRLSVDQYALNDKLKFSLNLSNSASNSNNVPLQNIVLLQAAKHLPVSPIYNANGTYFENFNTSGYYNPLSLSNNAQDNTKYNVLLGSFVTEAKLPFGFTYNVNLSYQKTTSQHGEFYSSYYNQYPSAGFYNNPDPGIGISHSLINFGQNGSALRSDFSNTTKTLETFLSWNKKFGDHSLNAVLGYSYQDNVYGDGIQVSSTNFPADNIGYNNLALGNPYAVSGYRINTGNDQTYGKILMISDFFRVSYNYKEKYILQGSVRRDGSSVFGANNRWGYFPAGSIAWAINQEDFMKDQSVIDNLKLRVSYGVTGNSFGIGAYTAQLLYGSSGTYYNNGIQAGAYSPIQGQNPDLKWERTATTNIGLDFAILKNKITGTIDVYNKNTSNMLFGYNVSAALVPGGRINANGGSINNKGIELSLTANAVSTKDFNWSSSITAAYNKNKVTSLKSPYANGDSIQYSSPEGPGQSGSTLQILKVGYPLGQFFTFRYAGKDANGNSLFYKRDGSTTIQPTQGNDYFYAGSPQPKLIMGWNNSFRYKNFDFNVFLRGTFGNKIFNATRADLSNTSAAGVNNILRSASDDKTTDIRNYFYSDRYLENGSYVRLDNTTLGYNFKQPVKSISNIRLYVTANNLFVITGYKGIDPEINQGGQSPGVDYNNFYPKTRTFLLGVNVSL; translated from the coding sequence ATGAGATTAAATTTACGTATCTACGAAGGTAGAATGCTACCTTTTTGGCTTCTTTTTGCTCTGTTTTTCGCTTTTGGGCAGTCTTTTGCACAGACCGGCCGGCGTATTACAGGTAAAGTGACTGACAACAAGGGGCAGCCTATTCCAAGCGTTACCATTACGGTTAAAGGCGCAGCCCGCGCAACCCAAACTGATGTTGAAGGCAAATTCGGCATCAACGCCGCCAGCGGCGAAACTTTAGTGCTTACTTCTATTGGTTATGCCACAAAAGAAGTAGGAGTGACCAACGAAACTACTTACACTTTTGAATTGGCCGAAAGCAGCAACTCTTTAAAAGACGTTGTTGTAATAGGTTACGGTACAAGCTCACGCAAAACCGTATCAAGTGCTATTACACAAGTAAAACAAGAAGATTTAAACCGCGGTGCAATTGCTGACGTAGGTCAATTACTGCAAGGTAAAGTACCGGGATTAAATATTACTGCCAGCGGCGACCCTAACAAACCTGCTGCTGTTATTTTACGTGGTGCTTCAACAGTAAACAGCCCGGGTTCTCCTTACTATGTAATTGATGGTATACCAGGTGCAGATATTGCTGCCGTTGCTCCTAATGACATTGTAACTATTGATGTATTAAAGGATGCTGCTGCAACTGCTATTTATGGTAACCGAGCTTCGGCAGGTGTTATCATGGTAACTACTAAACGCGGTAGAAAGGGATCGTCAGTTGTATCTTACAGTGGTTACGGCGGCGTTGAGAAGGTAAGCAACCAGTTGGACCTGATGAATGCAGATGAAATTCGCGCATTCTTAGCAAAAAATAATACTACTTTCACATCAGGCAACGATTTTGGTGCTAATACCGACTGGATGAAAGCGATAGAACGTTCTACTGCTTATGCACAAAATCACAACATTTCTGTAAGCGGTGGTTCTGAGCATGGCACTTACAGCGCCAGCATCAACTACTTCAAAAAACAAGGTATTTTAAAAGGAAGCTCTTTAGAGCGTGTAATTGGCCGTTTGTCAGTTGATCAGTATGCTTTAAACGACAAATTGAAGTTCAGCTTAAACTTATCAAACTCTGCCAGCAACTCTAACAATGTCCCGCTGCAAAATATAGTGCTATTACAGGCTGCTAAACACCTGCCGGTAAGCCCTATTTATAACGCAAATGGTACTTACTTTGAAAACTTTAATACCAGTGGTTATTATAACCCGTTATCGCTTTCAAATAACGCACAAGATAATACCAAGTATAATGTGTTGCTAGGTTCATTTGTAACCGAAGCTAAACTGCCGTTTGGTTTTACTTACAACGTAAACTTGTCTTATCAAAAAACAACCTCACAACATGGTGAGTTTTACAGCAGCTATTACAACCAATATCCAAGCGCCGGTTTCTATAACAACCCCGACCCAGGTATTGGCATTTCTCACTCTTTGATCAATTTTGGTCAAAATGGATCTGCTCTCCGTAGCGATTTTTCTAATACTACTAAAACACTCGAAACCTTCTTAAGCTGGAATAAGAAATTTGGTGACCATTCATTAAACGCCGTTTTGGGTTATTCATACCAGGATAACGTTTATGGTGATGGAATCCAGGTATCAAGTACCAATTTTCCTGCTGATAATATTGGTTACAACAACCTTGCTCTGGGTAACCCTTACGCAGTTTCTGGTTACCGTATCAATACAGGTAACGACCAGACTTATGGTAAAATTTTAATGATTTCTGACTTCTTCCGGGTAAGCTACAACTACAAAGAGAAGTATATTCTTCAGGGATCTGTTAGAAGAGACGGTAGCTCTGTATTTGGTGCTAACAATCGTTGGGGATATTTCCCGGCAGGTAGTATCGCATGGGCTATCAATCAGGAAGACTTCATGAAAGATCAGTCTGTAATTGATAACTTAAAATTGCGTGTAAGTTATGGTGTAACTGGTAACTCATTTGGTATTGGTGCATACACTGCCCAATTATTGTACGGGTCAAGCGGTACCTATTATAACAATGGTATCCAAGCAGGTGCTTATTCACCAATCCAAGGTCAAAACCCTGATTTGAAATGGGAGCGTACAGCAACTACTAACATTGGTCTTGACTTTGCAATTCTTAAAAATAAAATTACCGGTACAATTGACGTGTATAACAAAAACACTAGTAATATGCTTTTCGGCTATAATGTGTCGGCAGCGCTTGTACCTGGTGGACGTATTAACGCAAACGGCGGTAGTATCAACAATAAAGGTATTGAGCTTAGCTTAACAGCCAATGCAGTGTCAACTAAAGACTTTAACTGGTCAAGCTCTATCACTGCTGCTTACAACAAAAACAAAGTTACCAGCCTGAAAAGCCCTTACGCTAACGGCGACTCAATCCAGTATTCATCTCCTGAAGGCCCAGGTCAATCAGGTTCTACCTTACAAATCCTGAAAGTAGGATATCCGTTAGGTCAGTTCTTTACCTTTAGATATGCAGGTAAAGATGCTAATGGTAATTCACTTTTCTACAAAAGAGACGGATCAACTACTATACAGCCAACTCAAGGAAATGACTACTTCTACGCGGGCAGTCCGCAGCCTAAATTGATAATGGGATGGAACAACTCTTTCCGTTACAAAAATTTTGATTTCAACGTATTTTTGAGAGGCACATTCGGAAATAAAATATTTAATGCCACCCGTGCAGATTTATCTAATACATCTGCCGCAGGTGTCAACAATATTTTGCGCAGCGCATCAGACGATAAAACTACCGATATCAGAAATTACTTCTACTCTGACCGGTATTTAGAGAATGGTTCTTATGTAAGATTGGATAACACCACTTTGGGTTACAACTTTAAACAGCCGGTTAAATCTATCAGCAATATACGTTTGTATGTAACCGCTAACAATTTGTTTGTAATTACAGGTTACAAAGGCATCGATCCTGAGATTAACCAAGGTGGCCAGTCGCCGGGTGTTGATTACAACAACTTTTATCCAAAAACACGTACATTCTTATTGGGCGTTAACGTATCATTATAA
- a CDS encoding FdhF/YdeP family oxidoreductase: MKEPENEQLPKAENPLTLSELKRSKPESIAAGAEAVYESIKQVLGEANLVRGNVALFKLNQKGGFDCPSCAWPDPDDDRSPIAEYCESGAKAVAEEITTKSLRADFFAQNSVYDLSLLDDYHIGKAGRIAQPMYLPEGATHYQPITWPDAFKKIAQHLNKLADPNEAVFYTSGRTSNEAAFVYQLFAREYGTNNLPDCSNMCHESTSVALKKQCGLGKASIKLDDLYQADVIIIIGQNPGTNAPRMLSALRKGRENGAKIVAINPMRETGLIGFSDPQNVKSALHIDTKVSDLYLKPRINSDQALLKAITKMLWEEEQKVPGAVFDHQFIAEYTTGYTELIADVANYNVDDLLAICGLEREEVQKLINLIRYSSRIVFCWAMGITQHKNAVNSIYDMVNILLLKGSIGKPGAGTCPVRGHSNVQGDRTVGIWDKPAPEMLDKIKEVYGFEPPREDGYDVVKALKAMHEGKAKVFFAMGGNFLSATPDTNYTATAMRRCDLTVHVSTKLNRSHLVHGKEALILPCLSRSDKDIHDGKEHFVSTEGTTGVVQSSKGVLDPVSDDLLSEVQILCGVAKATFGETSKVNWDNFEKNYDTIRDDIEKVVKGFDHYNERVRVKGGFYLPNGPRERKFDTETGKAVLFVTPLETQKLQPGELLMMSIRSHNQFNTTIYGLKDRYRGVDNERRVIFMNSADMQKQGLAKDDVVDIYSYHNNEERVAKQFIVVNYDIAESSVATYYPETNVLIPVDFTADGSNQPASKSIIVKLNKTS, encoded by the coding sequence ATGAAAGAGCCAGAAAACGAGCAGTTACCAAAAGCCGAAAATCCTTTAACACTTTCGGAATTGAAACGGTCAAAACCGGAAAGCATAGCTGCCGGTGCCGAAGCGGTTTACGAATCAATTAAGCAGGTACTGGGAGAGGCTAACTTGGTGAGGGGCAACGTGGCATTATTTAAACTGAACCAAAAGGGGGGCTTTGACTGCCCGTCCTGTGCATGGCCCGACCCTGACGATGACCGCTCGCCCATTGCCGAATACTGTGAAAGCGGTGCTAAAGCTGTGGCCGAAGAAATAACAACCAAGAGTTTAAGAGCCGATTTTTTTGCTCAAAACTCGGTTTACGATTTATCATTGTTAGACGATTATCATATTGGCAAAGCAGGCAGGATTGCGCAACCAATGTATTTACCAGAGGGGGCTACTCATTACCAGCCCATCACCTGGCCTGATGCGTTTAAAAAAATCGCACAGCACTTAAATAAACTCGCCGACCCAAATGAGGCGGTGTTTTATACCTCGGGCAGAACCAGTAACGAAGCGGCTTTTGTATATCAGTTATTTGCGCGCGAATATGGCACCAATAACCTGCCCGACTGCTCTAATATGTGCCATGAGTCTACCAGCGTAGCTTTAAAAAAGCAATGTGGTTTGGGCAAAGCTTCTATCAAACTGGATGACCTTTACCAGGCCGATGTGATTATCATCATCGGTCAAAACCCTGGCACTAATGCCCCAAGGATGCTTTCGGCTTTGCGTAAAGGCCGCGAGAATGGCGCTAAAATAGTAGCCATTAACCCCATGCGCGAAACCGGCCTCATCGGTTTTTCAGACCCGCAAAACGTAAAAAGTGCTTTGCACATTGATACCAAAGTGTCTGACCTGTATCTTAAACCACGCATTAACTCTGACCAGGCTCTTTTAAAGGCGATAACAAAAATGCTTTGGGAAGAGGAGCAAAAAGTACCGGGTGCGGTATTTGATCATCAGTTTATTGCCGAGTATACCACCGGCTACACCGAACTAATAGCCGACGTGGCCAACTATAACGTTGATGATCTATTGGCTATCTGCGGACTGGAGCGCGAAGAAGTACAAAAACTAATTAACTTAATTAGGTACAGCAGTCGCATTGTATTTTGTTGGGCAATGGGTATTACCCAGCATAAAAACGCTGTAAACTCTATTTATGATATGGTTAACATACTGCTTTTAAAAGGCAGTATAGGCAAACCGGGCGCCGGCACTTGCCCCGTGCGCGGACACAGCAACGTGCAGGGCGACCGTACCGTAGGTATTTGGGATAAGCCTGCCCCAGAAATGCTGGATAAAATTAAAGAAGTTTATGGATTTGAACCGCCCCGGGAAGATGGCTATGATGTGGTAAAAGCATTAAAGGCCATGCACGAGGGTAAGGCAAAAGTATTTTTTGCAATGGGAGGCAATTTCCTGTCAGCTACACCGGATACCAATTATACGGCAACAGCCATGCGCCGCTGTGACCTTACAGTACATGTAAGCACGAAACTGAACCGCAGCCATTTAGTACACGGCAAAGAAGCGCTAATACTACCTTGCCTGAGCCGCTCTGATAAAGACATTCATGATGGCAAAGAGCATTTTGTGTCTACCGAAGGCACTACGGGCGTTGTACAGTCATCAAAAGGCGTACTTGACCCGGTTTCGGACGATTTATTGAGCGAGGTACAGATTTTGTGTGGTGTGGCCAAAGCCACCTTTGGCGAAACAAGTAAAGTGAATTGGGATAATTTTGAAAAAAATTATGATACTATCAGAGATGATATCGAGAAGGTTGTAAAGGGCTTTGATCATTACAATGAAAGAGTACGTGTTAAAGGGGGATTTTATTTACCTAACGGTCCACGCGAGCGAAAATTTGATACCGAAACAGGGAAAGCTGTTTTGTTTGTAACTCCTTTAGAAACGCAAAAACTCCAACCAGGCGAGCTGCTCATGATGAGTATTCGCAGTCATAATCAGTTTAATACCACCATTTACGGACTTAAAGATCGCTACCGCGGCGTTGATAATGAGAGGCGCGTTATTTTTATGAACTCAGCAGACATGCAAAAACAGGGTTTGGCAAAGGACGACGTAGTAGATATCTACAGTTATCACAATAATGAAGAGCGTGTAGCCAAACAATTTATTGTAGTTAATTATGATATAGCCGAAAGCAGCGTAGCCACTTATTACCCGGAAACCAATGTATTAATACCGGTAGATTTTACCGCCGATGGCAGTAATCAGCCGGCGTCAAAATCGATAATTGTTAAACTAAATAAAACGAGCTAA